A portion of the Mesobacillus sp. AQ2 genome contains these proteins:
- a CDS encoding YtpI family protein has translation MPILVLLIVLSFVFYIFYKIKYVRSKRPAERKWLSAKSSIALGLFVAFFGINQLFLFQTTVTYIVGAIFIAIGSLSVWGGIKAYKFYLPHAVKEAQEN, from the coding sequence ATGCCTATTCTCGTACTTTTGATCGTTCTTTCATTCGTCTTTTATATCTTTTACAAGATTAAATATGTCCGCAGCAAACGTCCTGCGGAGCGTAAATGGCTTTCTGCCAAATCCAGCATCGCCCTGGGACTTTTCGTCGCATTTTTCGGGATTAACCAGCTATTCCTTTTCCAGACAACTGTCACCTACATCGTTGGTGCTATATTCATTGCCATAGGTTCATTGAGTGTATGGGGCGGGATTAAAGCCTACAAGTTCTATCTTCCCCATGCCGTGAAGGAAGCGCAGGAAAATTAA
- a CDS encoding bifunctional oligoribonuclease/PAP phosphatase NrnA codes for MKEQILEAIENYETIIIHRHVRPDPDAYGSQGGLAEILKASYPEKNIYTVGAEEPSLHYLRRLDSVQDDIFKGALVIVCDTANAERICDERYRLGEQLVKIDHHPNEDPYGNLQWVDTTASSTSEMIYEFYLTFKDRGLRMSDEAARLLYAGIVGDTGRFLYPSTTNKTFAFAGELIHYNFSRTELYDRMYELAPNVVKLNGYILQNFELLENGAAKVVMKQELLDQYSVKPSEASLLVSELGNVGGIKAWVFFIEEEDQIRVRLRSKGPVINTIARKYNGGGHPLAAGASIYSWDDVDRVLADLIEACRE; via the coding sequence ATGAAAGAGCAAATACTTGAGGCAATTGAAAATTATGAGACCATCATTATCCACCGCCATGTGAGGCCTGATCCTGATGCGTACGGTTCCCAGGGGGGACTTGCCGAGATTTTAAAGGCTTCCTATCCTGAAAAGAATATTTACACTGTTGGCGCAGAGGAACCCTCACTTCATTATCTGCGAAGGCTTGACTCTGTTCAGGACGATATTTTTAAAGGTGCGCTTGTCATTGTCTGTGACACCGCTAATGCCGAGCGGATTTGTGACGAGCGTTACCGCCTGGGAGAACAGCTTGTGAAGATTGACCACCATCCAAATGAAGATCCATATGGTAACCTTCAATGGGTTGATACTACAGCAAGTTCCACGAGTGAAATGATTTATGAATTTTACCTTACTTTCAAGGATAGGGGCTTAAGGATGTCTGATGAGGCAGCAAGATTGCTTTATGCCGGTATTGTCGGAGACACGGGCCGATTCCTTTATCCAAGCACGACCAATAAGACATTTGCCTTTGCGGGAGAACTGATTCACTACAATTTCTCACGCACAGAGCTATATGACAGAATGTATGAACTCGCACCTAATGTGGTGAAGTTGAACGGATACATCTTACAGAACTTTGAGTTGCTCGAAAATGGTGCTGCGAAGGTCGTAATGAAGCAGGAATTACTGGACCAGTATTCCGTGAAACCTTCAGAAGCATCGTTGCTTGTCAGTGAACTGGGCAATGTTGGGGGAATCAAAGCGTGGGTGTTCTTTATCGAAGAAGAAGACCAAATCCGTGTGCGTCTCCGCTCTAAAGGACCTGTCATCAATACGATTGCCAGGAAATATAATGGCGGCGGACATCCGCTCGCTGCAGGGGCGTCAATTTACTCATGGGATGATGTCGACCGTGTCTTGGCTGACCTTATCGAAGCTTGCAGAGAATAA
- a CDS encoding IS3 family transposase (programmed frameshift) has translation MSKKLFTEKEIQILSKNTYVKSVSSKGITYTDEFKELFIAQNEQGKTPREIFDECGFDEEVIGIGRIRSSGKRWREAYRKNGLLGLRDTRPVNTGRPSERELSLEEKYARLEAETNLLKAENELLKKIRFAERGMKKIKLSADQKFNLIHSVIEKYNLKGMVSYLCKVAGVSRQGYYNYFSAKQVERRKDREKQDESLRDLILKAYNFKNRKKGARQIKMVLAGQFGVVFNLKRIRRIMKKYGIESPFRRANPYKRIMKATQEHKVVPNVLSREFKQGIPFKVLLTDITYLYFGKGKRAYLSTIIDASTNEVLAHQVSDRVTLDIATDTLKKLKKNRRIKLAKGAYIHSDQGGHYTSPVYQKLVKKFRLGQSMSRRGNCWDNAPQESFFGHFKDLADIKPCETLEELKQEVKAAIHYYNHYRYQWNMNKMTPVQYRDHLLKVEA, from the exons ATGAGTAAAAAATTATTCACGGAAAAAGAGATTCAAATACTTTCTAAAAATACTTATGTCAAATCAGTATCTTCAAAGGGGATTACTTATACTGATGAGTTTAAGGAGCTATTCATTGCACAAAATGAACAGGGAAAGACGCCTAGAGAAATCTTTGATGAGTGTGGTTTTGATGAAGAAGTCATTGGTATTGGCCGTATTCGTTCATCGGGAAAAAGATGGCGTGAAGCCTATCGTAAAAATGGATTGCTTGGCCTTCGTGATACAAGGCCTGTAAACACAGGTAGACCAAGTGAACGAGAGCTTTCCCTTGAAGAAAAATATGCAAGGTTAGAGGCAGAAACAAACCTGTTGAAAGCAGAGAACGAACTATTAAAAAAGATTCGATTTGCCGAAAGGGGGATGAAGAAG ATAAAGTTATCGGCTGACCAGAAATTCAACCTTATTCATTCCGTCATTGAGAAATACAACCTAAAAGGAATGGTTTCCTACCTCTGTAAAGTAGCTGGCGTGTCCCGTCAGGGTTACTATAACTACTTTTCAGCTAAACAAGTTGAGAGAAGGAAGGATCGGGAGAAACAGGATGAATCCCTACGGGACCTGATTTTAAAAGCATACAATTTTAAGAATCGTAAGAAAGGCGCTCGCCAAATTAAGATGGTATTGGCAGGTCAGTTTGGTGTTGTCTTCAATCTCAAGCGAATCAGAAGAATCATGAAGAAGTATGGAATTGAGAGTCCTTTTAGGAGAGCGAATCCCTATAAGCGCATCATGAAGGCTACCCAAGAACACAAGGTCGTCCCGAACGTGCTTAGCAGGGAATTCAAACAAGGAATCCCCTTCAAGGTCCTCCTTACCGATATTACCTATCTATATTTCGGAAAAGGAAAAAGGGCTTATTTATCAACCATTATTGACGCTTCCACCAATGAAGTCCTAGCTCATCAGGTCTCTGATCGAGTTACTCTTGATATCGCTACGGATACACTTAAGAAGTTAAAGAAAAACAGGAGAATCAAACTGGCTAAAGGAGCTTATATCCACTCTGATCAGGGAGGTCACTACACCAGCCCTGTTTATCAAAAGCTGGTTAAAAAATTCAGATTAGGACAATCCATGTCCAGGAGAGGAAACTGTTGGGACAACGCTCCACAGGAATCTTTCTTTGGTCATTTTAAGGACCTGGCTGATATAAAACCATGTGAAACCTTAGAAGAGCTAAAACAAGAAGTGAAAGCTGCCATCCACTACTACAATCACTACAGATATCAATGGAATATGAATAAGATGACCCCTGTTCAATACAGAGATCACCTTCTTAAAGTAGAAGCCTAG